The sequence below is a genomic window from Dioscorea cayenensis subsp. rotundata cultivar TDr96_F1 chromosome 6, TDr96_F1_v2_PseudoChromosome.rev07_lg8_w22 25.fasta, whole genome shotgun sequence.
GAACTTGAGCATTTTTCCACAGAGTCCTTGTTGCAAGACTTTCTTCTTGTCCTGTATAGTGTTTGTTAGAAGCGTTTCTTTAAGTATTGGCCCCTTCTGCTGAAGTGATAGTTATAACATGAATCTTAACACTGCTGTTTTGAGCATCTGTAGTGCACTGTCCACCAAGTCAAAGTGAttatttcataatatatttcaaaaggCCTTATCTTTGGTTCATACAGTGCAGATGGATTTATTGATAACGTTTGTGGATTGATTGGTAATGTTTTTCACTCCAACCACTTGAGACAGAATTCAATagagaaaattcaaaatttataactGCTGAACCTACATTGCCCTTTTTTTCTTAGGTGAAATTGCTGAATTGTTCTCTGAACTTTATTCAAATGTTCATTTTGGTCCTTTTATTTGGATCCTGAATCACGGGAAAATGTTTACTGTTAGTCTTGTTGATGACATAGCATTTTGTCCATCTGATGGATTATTTTAGTTCTTAAAGTAGTTGAGGTGTTACGGAAGGACCAAAATGAGCATATTATATGTAGTTTAGAGAGCAAATCAAAATATAGTTTGGGTTAAAAGTGGGTTCATTTGTGCAGTTCCTTCTATACTAAAAGTGAACATATCTGGATATTGTTTAAGATTAAAATGAACATTTGGGTATGGTTCAAGAACCAATAGACCTTTTTCCCATTGAACCACTCTGTGACATTGTCATTTGTAGATGATGGAGCAACAGTATGTTGGTTGTAGTTAGCCGATACAAACTGCTCTTCATCTTGCTTCTGCTTCTCTCCATTTGCGCAAATGCCAAGTTGTTATACTTTTCATCTTTGGCCGAGTTCTTACTTATTGAACTTCTGATTACAGGTAGTAATGGCCATGAAATCTGAGGGCGGACAACAGGCTGTTTTCGAGACACTGCACCGTGCTCGTGAGCTTTACAGAAGCAGACTCCAAGCGAATGCTGCAGCAGACGAACTAGCCTCATTGTTTGCAGAGTGTGCCATAGCCGAAGCCAAACCTGCGGCTTCCAACCCCCCACCATCAAACATGGTCAGGGCATCATTACATTTACAAGAATCTGCCGATAACTCCATACTAGCAATGAGTGGTCGAAAGCAGATCATGCTTGATGCCTTCGCCGACGGAAGCAGTTTCATTTGTTTGCAATGCGGCGGTCTCGTCAGTAATCTTCGCAAGGATGAACATCAAGCTTACTGGTGTGACTAAAATACTCTTTGTTGCTGTATAGCTATTTCAAACTTTTTGTACTGATTTGATTTCCTTACAAACAATTTAACAAACTTTATCTACTTTGTAATTTTGCTGATCCTgtgatatttctttttctttttgttttcttttataaaaaatgatttcaTAGTAATTCTGAAGCATGAGTTCTTCATGAGGTATTTTTTAGATCAGATCTTTCTCAATACAATTCAAGTAAAATGTAAAGCATTCCGAAAGTAAGAAGTCTTTGGATGTTTTTAGATGTAAATTTCaattaagttttataaatttagaaaGTTCTGTATTGTGAATTAGTGTAAGAAAAAGAGGCAATAAACCTTAAACTAAATGGAAAAACTTAATCAAgtattatatacaaaaatattttttttatttaattttgtaagatTTTGAACCGTATGTGATTGAGAGATTATAATTCACTTTTTGAGTCTCCCTGCATGAGCTTCACGTGAGTGATACTCTCGCTCTCCCTTCGCGATTGCGATAGTGGGAGTCTTTTATTACTAGGAGGCCACTGCTCACCGTAACTCAGCAGATCTCTGTCTTTGTATATCCTTTTATTTTCTACTTGTCATTTTGtcataaaaagatttttatacattttaacATCTAGTTTTGCCATTAAGTCACATTTTGATcattttggatttgaatttTACAAGGCTCactaaatattgataaaaataacatGAACACAATAGCTGGTTCACATTtacaaaccctaatctttatacgcaaacaaacaaataaacccTAATTCTGCCCACCACCTTTGCCCTAGAGGCAAGCCAACAACCACTTCCATTATTTATGATCTTATCCtccaaaataaagataaataaataaataataaaaatctccAACCCTAGCCTCTCCCTCCTGTCACATGCCACTAAAAACCATCGAACATGTCCAACATCAAAAGATGACCACCATTCatttccaaagaaaaagaatatgaCCACCAATCCAATAATAATACTCCCCCACCACCACCGACACACTCACACAAGAAATTCCCTTTCCAAACACTCCAAACCAACCCAcaaattcacacacacacacacatatacatagcATTATTCTCACATATAATGAGCAATTAATAATgtctaagaaaaacaaataaaaaaatatttttcaacagtACCTTAACACAAATCGaataatagaaaattttcacACATCACAATAATGATAccagaaaagaaattaaatgctTACAAGTTACAACACCAAACCACAattttttcccttattttttttttccactcaaatccatataatatatatatatgaaaattaaaaattttcataaaatgaaGTAGAATCCTTCAATAATAATCTCTTTGAGAGCAAGATTAAccaaaaacaaacacacaattaaacaaagcaaacttaattaatatacatttaTCATCATGATTAAGAATTTTTACTTAGTTAATTATCTTTCTTAGCTAAAGCAGAGTAAGAGACATAGCTCGCCGGAGAAGGCCGTTTTTTCTCCACCATTCTTCTCCCCGGAACCGACCGGAAAGGCGGCGAAGGCCGAACAAGATCACCACCATCATGATGATCACTTCCATGGCCGGAATGAAGACTGCATGGAATATGAATACTCAAAGGACAAAATTTAGGCTTCATAAAAAACCATGCACACTCCTCCACCGTCCGTTGCTCCGGCAAGCCTGGGAATGCAGTTTCGCCGGACATCAAGCTCACCGGACTTTATCAAAGGCCAACAACTTATTCCTAAAGAAGTAAAGTAGTTGCCTGACAAAGAAAAGTTGGCCAAGTGTCCAAACTTGGCCAACCTACAAACAACATCAGGAACACGGCCGTAGAGATAGTTGTTAGCAAGGTTGAGCTGTTCTATGCtttgaagacaagcaaaagaCCAAGGAATTGGGCCGGTGAGCAAGTTGTCACCGGCGTCGAAGACGGTGGCTATGCGGAGAAGTCCTATCTGATAAGGAAGGCAGCCTGAGAGCTTGTTGTGAAGGAAGAGGACTTCAGCGAGAGTATCAGCTGCATTGCATAGTGAGGCTGGGATTGTGCCTGTGAAGCCATTGTTGGCGAGAGTTAAGTAAGCGACTGGTGAGTTGCCGAGGTTTTGAGGGAGAGTTTGGCCGAAGAGGTTGTTGTTTAAGAATAAAACATCAAGATCttttgagaaaagaaaggaaggaaCAGTGCCGGAGAATTGGTTGTATCGAAGATCAA
It includes:
- the LOC120262945 gene encoding uncharacterized protein LOC120262945 codes for the protein MEEDKGGSTAAMEVEDAGGVPAGSGDAWELLSMARQLVGEGKASLALQAVVMAMKSEGGQQAVFETLHRARELYRSRLQANAAADELASLFAECAIAEAKPAASNPPPSNMVRASLHLQESADNSILAMSGRKQIMLDAFADGSSFICLQCGGLVSNLRKDEHQAYWCD
- the LOC120262962 gene encoding LOW QUALITY PROTEIN: uncharacterized protein At4g06744-like (The sequence of the model RefSeq protein was modified relative to this genomic sequence to represent the inferred CDS: deleted 1 base in 1 codon), with the protein product MTPISILLLLLLLFQALTPSISLNISIGTGPGISIGIGTGTPSPSPSPPNSCSCNEPQPSDFPNLKQYYAYLVIQRFKQTITSDPLNITSTWTGFLPCTYKGFYCASPPYSPQTPTIFSIDFNNFHLSAPTLSGFIDNLPDLSLFHANSNFFSGNLPNLTSLPYFYEFDISNNKFSGPFPSTSLLPLSQLTFLDLRYNQFSGTVPSFLFSKDLDVLFLNNNLFGQTLPQNLGNSPVAYLTLANNGFTGTIPASLCNAADTLAEVLFLHNKLSGCLPYQIGLLRIATVFDAGDNLLTGPIPWSFACLQSIEQLNLANNYLYGRVPDVVCRLAKFGHLANFSLSGNYFTSLGISCWPLIKSGELDVRRNCIPGLPEQRTVEECAWFFMKPKFCPLSIHIPCSLHSGHGSDHHDGGDLVRPSPPFRSVPGRRMVEKKRPSPASYVSYSALAKKDN